Proteins encoded within one genomic window of Flavobacterium sp. NG2:
- a CDS encoding RNA methyltransferase, translating to MNDNFVNEYFGIGILNGKTPENLGVLWRSAQNLGASFIFTIGNRYAKQACDTHNAVKSMPYFHYETFEDFLKNLPKGARLVGVELDERAEDLETFEHPRRCVYLLGAEDNGLSKAAIEKCHFLVKFKSHYSLNVSVAGSIVLYDRGLNKPRS from the coding sequence ATGAATGACAACTTTGTAAACGAATATTTCGGAATCGGAATATTAAACGGAAAAACTCCTGAAAACTTAGGTGTTTTATGGCGCTCAGCGCAAAATTTAGGCGCTAGCTTTATTTTTACCATCGGAAACCGCTATGCCAAACAAGCTTGCGACACACACAATGCCGTAAAATCAATGCCGTACTTCCATTACGAAACCTTTGAAGATTTCCTAAAAAACCTACCCAAAGGGGCTCGCTTAGTTGGCGTAGAACTTGACGAAAGAGCCGAAGATTTAGAAACTTTTGAACACCCAAGACGTTGCGTGTACCTACTAGGTGCCGAAGACAACGGACTCTCAAAAGCAGCCATTGAAAAATGCCATTTTTTAGTAAAATTCAAATCACATTATAGCTTAAATGTATCCGTTGCAGGAAGTATTGTGCTTTATGATAGAGGTCTTAATAAACCGAGATCCTAA
- the gyrB gene encoding DNA topoisomerase (ATP-hydrolyzing) subunit B: protein MSEEIKKENNYSADSIQALEGMEHVRMRPSMYIGDVGVRGLHHLVYEVVDNSIDEAMGGHCDTIRVDINEDGSISVEDNGRGIPVGMHKKEGVSALEVVMTKIGAGGKFDKDSYKVSGGLHGVGVSCVNALSSHLRATVHSSDGKIYEQEYERGKALYPVKQIGDTTKRGTIVTFYPDPTIFTQTTEYSYDTLSARMRELSFLNKGITITFTDKRETDKDGNFLSEVFHSNEGLKEYIRYLDGNREPIIGHVISMDSDKGEIPVEVALIYNTSYGENIFSYVNNINTHEGGTHLQGFRSGLTRTLKKYADASGMLDKLKFEIAGDDFREGLTAIISVKVAEPQFEGQTKTKLGNREVVSPVSQAVAEMLEIYLEENPNDARVIIQKVILAAQARHAAKKAREMVQRKTVMGGGGLPGKLSDCSEQDPAKCEVYLVEGDSAGGTAKQGRDRNFQAILPLRGKILNVEKAMHHKVFENEEIRNIFTALGVTVGTEEDSKALNISKLRYHKVIIMCDADVDGSHISTLILTFFFRFMKELIEEGHVYIAAPPLYLVKKGNKKEYAWTDDQRDQANERMGGNAAIQRYKGLGEMNAEQLWETTMDPDFRTLRQVTIDSLAEADRVFSMLMGDEVPPRREFIEKNAVYANIDA from the coding sequence ATGAGCGAAGAAATCAAGAAAGAAAATAATTATTCAGCTGATAGTATTCAGGCGTTAGAGGGAATGGAGCACGTAAGAATGCGTCCTTCCATGTATATTGGAGATGTAGGTGTTCGAGGACTTCATCACTTGGTTTATGAGGTTGTAGATAACTCTATTGATGAGGCAATGGGAGGTCATTGTGATACCATTAGAGTCGATATAAATGAAGATGGTTCTATCTCGGTTGAAGATAATGGTCGTGGTATTCCAGTTGGAATGCATAAAAAAGAAGGAGTCTCTGCGCTTGAGGTTGTAATGACTAAGATTGGTGCTGGAGGTAAATTTGATAAAGACTCTTATAAAGTTTCTGGAGGTTTACATGGTGTAGGGGTTTCTTGTGTGAACGCCTTATCATCTCACTTAAGAGCGACTGTTCATAGTAGTGACGGAAAGATTTATGAGCAAGAGTACGAAAGAGGAAAGGCTTTGTATCCTGTAAAACAAATTGGTGATACTACTAAAAGAGGGACCATTGTAACTTTTTATCCAGATCCAACTATTTTTACGCAAACTACAGAGTATTCATACGATACGTTGTCTGCTCGTATGCGTGAATTGTCTTTCTTGAATAAAGGAATTACGATTACGTTTACAGATAAAAGAGAAACCGATAAGGATGGGAATTTCCTTTCGGAGGTGTTTCATTCGAATGAAGGATTGAAAGAATACATCCGTTACCTTGATGGAAACCGTGAGCCAATTATTGGGCATGTAATTTCAATGGATAGCGATAAAGGCGAGATTCCTGTTGAAGTGGCTTTGATTTATAACACTAGTTATGGAGAGAATATCTTTTCTTATGTGAATAATATCAATACACACGAAGGAGGAACGCATTTACAAGGTTTTAGAAGTGGTTTGACAAGAACCCTTAAGAAATATGCGGATGCTTCTGGAATGTTGGATAAGTTAAAGTTTGAAATTGCTGGGGATGATTTCCGTGAGGGATTGACTGCAATTATTTCGGTAAAAGTAGCAGAGCCACAATTTGAAGGGCAAACTAAAACCAAATTAGGGAATAGAGAAGTAGTTTCGCCAGTAAGTCAGGCTGTTGCCGAAATGCTGGAGATTTATTTGGAAGAAAATCCAAATGATGCTCGTGTTATTATTCAAAAAGTAATTTTGGCTGCTCAAGCGCGTCACGCTGCTAAAAAAGCGCGTGAAATGGTGCAACGTAAAACTGTAATGGGTGGCGGTGGATTGCCAGGTAAATTATCTGACTGTTCTGAGCAAGATCCTGCAAAATGCGAGGTGTATCTTGTCGAGGGAGACTCGGCGGGTGGAACGGCTAAGCAAGGTCGTGACCGTAATTTTCAAGCAATTTTACCATTAAGAGGTAAGATTTTGAATGTTGAAAAAGCAATGCATCACAAAGTTTTTGAAAATGAAGAGATTCGAAATATTTTCACTGCACTAGGTGTAACTGTTGGAACTGAAGAAGATAGTAAAGCTCTGAATATTTCAAAACTACGTTACCATAAAGTAATCATTATGTGTGATGCCGATGTCGATGGTAGTCATATCTCAACTTTGATTTTGACATTCTTCTTTAGATTTATGAAAGAATTGATTGAAGAAGGGCACGTATATATTGCAGCACCACCTTTGTACTTAGTTAAAAAAGGAAACAAGAAAGAATATGCATGGACGGATGATCAACGTGATCAAGCCAACGAAAGAATGGGAGGAAATGCCGCTATTCAACGTTATAAAGGTCTTGGAGAGATGAATGCAGAGCAGTTGTGGGAAACGACAATGGATCCAGATTTCAGAACCTTACGACAAGTAACTATTGATAGTTTAGCTGAAGCTGATCGTGTGTTTTCGATGTTGATGGGGGATGAAGTTCCGCCACGTAGAGAATTCATCGAAAAAAATGCAGTTTATGCAAATATTGATGCTTAA
- the mdh gene encoding malate dehydrogenase produces MKVSIIGAGNVGATCADVISYRGIASEVVLLDIKEGFAEGKALDIMQCATNTGFNTTVSGVTNDYSKTANSNVVVVTSGIPRKPGMTREELIGINAGIVKSVVQNVLEYSPNAIFVIVSNPMDTMTYLTLKSTGLPKNRIIGMGGALDSSRFRTYLGLALDKPVNDISAMVIGGHGDTTMIPLTRLASYNGIPVTQFLSDEVLQKVAADTMVGGATLTGLLGTSAWYAPGASVAFLVDSILNNQRKMIACSVYVEGEYGQNDICIGVPCIIGENGVEEILDIKLNETEKALFAKSADAVRQMNDALKAILG; encoded by the coding sequence ATGAAAGTGTCAATAATAGGTGCAGGTAATGTAGGTGCAACTTGTGCGGATGTAATCTCTTATAGAGGAATAGCGAGTGAAGTAGTGTTATTAGATATTAAAGAAGGTTTTGCCGAAGGGAAAGCGTTAGATATCATGCAATGTGCTACAAATACTGGTTTTAACACTACCGTTTCAGGGGTGACTAATGATTATTCTAAAACTGCTAATAGTAATGTAGTAGTAGTAACTTCTGGAATTCCTAGAAAACCAGGAATGACTCGTGAAGAGCTCATCGGTATTAATGCAGGAATCGTTAAGTCGGTAGTTCAAAATGTATTGGAATATTCGCCTAATGCTATTTTTGTCATTGTTTCCAATCCTATGGATACTATGACTTATTTGACATTGAAATCAACGGGCTTGCCTAAAAATAGAATTATAGGAATGGGAGGGGCGTTAGATAGCTCTCGTTTTAGAACTTATTTAGGGTTAGCTTTAGATAAACCAGTAAATGATATTTCAGCTATGGTTATTGGTGGTCATGGTGATACGACTATGATTCCGTTAACACGTTTAGCGTCATACAATGGAATACCTGTAACACAGTTTTTGTCTGATGAAGTGTTACAAAAAGTAGCTGCAGATACAATGGTAGGAGGAGCTACTCTTACGGGATTGTTAGGGACTTCAGCTTGGTATGCACCAGGAGCATCGGTTGCTTTCTTAGTGGATAGTATTTTGAATAATCAAAGAAAAATGATTGCTTGCTCTGTTTATGTAGAAGGGGAGTATGGGCAAAATGATATTTGTATTGGTGTTCCTTGTATTATTGGAGAAAATGGAGTAGAGGAAATTTTAGATATTAAGTTAAACGAAACTGAAAAAGCATTATTCGCGAAGAGTGCCGACGCTGTTCGACAGATGAATGATGCCTTGAAAGCTATTTTAGGATAA
- the secDF gene encoding protein translocase subunit SecDF gives MQNKGLIKFFAILFALVSIYQLSFTFVSSSIKSDAKAYAAGDPDKELKYLDSISKEKVFNLGFVDFTFDEVKDKQINKGLDLEGGINVILQISVKDILKGLSNNSKNPVFNKSLADATANQKGNQTYIDAFFEAFAANSKGTVKLASPDIFANRSLQGEGGVDFQMSDAEVQKVIKRKVDESVESAFGVLRKRIDKFGVTQPNIQKLGESGRILVELPGAKDVDRIKKLLQSTAQLEFWETYKVEEIGNFLMAANESLKKTEINKVEKKAVVKDSLSALLTDAKDSTATKAGNNPLFDKMLSQGGGPILGLFAPKDTAVINSYLKRADIRVLLAPEQRYAKFVWGKLTTIKDAKDKSVDAVELYALKGNRDNVAAMSGGVVTDAKDSFDQLGKPSVSMQMSGQGAKAWEALTASVAAKKGAIAIVLDNVVYSAPNVNEAISGGSSIISGTFDVTETKDLANVLRAGKLPAAADIVQSEVVGPSLGQEAIDNGTTSAIIGMLIVSLWMMVYYGRAGWYSNIALAVNLLFLFGILASLGAVLTLPGIAGIVLTMGTAVDANIIIYERAKEELRDGKTLEEAIKTSYSWTGAMSSITDANVTHILTGAVLFIFGSGPIKGFATTLLIGIATSLFTSIFIARIFLDRNLRSKNDLTFVTNFSKKIFNNFNFDFLGKKKLAYIFSAIVVVVSIVSLSTNGLDQGVDFVGGRTFQIRFEKPVEAEVVKEELTKVFGSAEAKVFGNDNQLKVTTKYKVQEHGIKADQEVNKLLFESLKHHYAADLTYDKFINAYDGKKVGVLQASKVGPTVAEDIKTNAYWAVLGAMVLVFLYLMISFRKWQYSLGAITAVAHDVIFVLGIYSLCYKFMPFGMEIDQHFIAAILTVIGYSMNDTVIVFDRVREFLAGKTKGNFSEIVNQSINTTMSRTINTSLTMIVVLLIMFVFGGESIRGFIFAMLVGIIVGTYSSLFIATPVLVDTISKEDKSIVERQHEAA, from the coding sequence ATGCAGAATAAAGGACTTATTAAATTTTTCGCAATTCTATTTGCATTGGTAAGTATTTACCAACTCTCTTTCACATTTGTTTCGAGTTCAATTAAAAGTGACGCAAAAGCTTATGCCGCTGGAGATCCTGATAAAGAATTGAAATACTTAGATTCTATTAGTAAAGAAAAAGTGTTTAACTTAGGATTTGTTGATTTTACTTTTGATGAAGTAAAAGACAAACAAATTAATAAAGGTCTTGACTTAGAAGGTGGTATCAATGTGATATTGCAAATTTCTGTAAAAGACATTTTGAAAGGGTTGTCTAATAACTCTAAAAATCCTGTTTTTAATAAGTCTTTGGCAGATGCTACTGCTAATCAAAAAGGAAATCAAACGTATATAGATGCTTTTTTTGAGGCTTTTGCTGCAAATTCAAAAGGGACTGTAAAGCTAGCTTCTCCTGATATTTTCGCAAACCGTTCATTGCAAGGTGAAGGTGGTGTTGATTTTCAAATGTCAGACGCTGAAGTTCAAAAAGTAATCAAAAGAAAAGTTGATGAGTCAGTAGAAAGTGCTTTTGGTGTACTTAGAAAGCGTATTGATAAATTTGGGGTTACACAACCAAATATTCAAAAATTAGGAGAATCTGGACGTATCTTGGTGGAATTGCCAGGTGCTAAAGATGTGGATAGAATTAAAAAATTATTACAAAGTACAGCTCAATTAGAGTTTTGGGAAACTTATAAAGTTGAAGAAATCGGAAACTTTTTAATGGCTGCTAATGAGTCGTTGAAAAAAACTGAAATCAATAAGGTTGAAAAGAAAGCAGTTGTTAAAGATTCATTGAGTGCTTTATTAACGGATGCTAAAGATTCTACTGCTACTAAAGCGGGTAATAATCCTTTATTCGATAAAATGTTATCACAAGGTGGTGGTCCAATTTTAGGATTATTCGCGCCAAAAGATACGGCTGTTATTAATAGTTATTTAAAAAGAGCTGATATTAGAGTTTTATTAGCTCCAGAACAGCGTTATGCTAAATTTGTTTGGGGTAAATTGACAACGATCAAAGATGCAAAAGATAAAAGTGTTGATGCTGTTGAGTTATATGCATTAAAAGGAAATAGAGATAACGTTGCTGCTATGAGCGGTGGTGTTGTAACTGACGCTAAAGATTCGTTTGACCAATTAGGAAAACCTTCTGTTTCTATGCAGATGAGTGGACAAGGTGCAAAAGCTTGGGAAGCATTAACGGCAAGTGTGGCTGCTAAAAAAGGAGCAATTGCTATTGTTTTGGATAATGTTGTGTATTCTGCACCAAATGTGAACGAAGCTATTTCTGGTGGAAGTTCAATCATTTCAGGGACATTTGATGTAACTGAAACTAAAGATTTAGCAAATGTATTGAGAGCAGGTAAATTACCAGCAGCAGCTGATATTGTTCAGTCTGAAGTGGTAGGGCCATCTTTAGGGCAAGAAGCTATTGATAATGGAACTACTTCTGCAATTATTGGGATGCTTATCGTTTCTCTTTGGATGATGGTATATTATGGAAGAGCAGGTTGGTATTCAAATATTGCATTGGCAGTCAACTTACTTTTCTTGTTTGGAATCTTAGCAAGTTTAGGTGCAGTACTTACATTGCCTGGTATTGCGGGTATTGTATTAACAATGGGTACAGCGGTAGATGCGAATATTATTATATATGAAAGAGCCAAGGAAGAATTACGAGATGGTAAAACGCTTGAAGAAGCTATAAAAACTTCTTATAGTTGGACTGGAGCGATGTCTTCAATCACAGATGCTAACGTAACGCATATTTTAACAGGTGCAGTTTTGTTTATCTTTGGTTCAGGACCAATTAAAGGTTTTGCTACTACTTTGTTAATTGGTATTGCTACTTCATTGTTTACTTCTATTTTTATCGCAAGAATCTTTTTGGATAGAAATTTAAGATCTAAGAATGATTTAACTTTCGTTACTAATTTCTCTAAAAAAATATTCAACAATTTCAATTTTGATTTCTTAGGAAAGAAAAAATTAGCTTATATATTTTCAGCTATCGTTGTTGTTGTTAGTATTGTATCATTATCTACTAATGGATTAGATCAAGGTGTGGATTTTGTAGGAGGTAGAACTTTCCAAATCCGTTTTGAGAAACCAGTTGAAGCAGAAGTTGTGAAAGAAGAATTGACAAAAGTTTTTGGAAGTGCTGAAGCAAAAGTATTTGGTAATGACAATCAATTAAAAGTAACTACAAAATACAAAGTTCAAGAGCACGGAATTAAAGCTGATCAAGAAGTTAATAAACTTTTGTTCGAGTCTTTAAAGCATCATTATGCTGCTGATTTGACTTATGATAAGTTTATCAATGCGTATGATGGTAAAAAAGTTGGGGTTTTACAAGCTTCGAAAGTTGGACCTACAGTTGCTGAGGATATTAAAACTAATGCATACTGGGCTGTTTTAGGTGCTATGGTGTTAGTGTTTTTATACTTAATGATTAGTTTTAGAAAATGGCAATACAGTTTAGGAGCTATTACAGCGGTTGCCCATGATGTTATTTTCGTATTGGGGATTTACTCTTTATGTTATAAGTTTATGCCTTTCGGAATGGAGATAGATCAACACTTTATTGCTGCAATCTTAACAGTTATTGGTTATTCGATGAATGATACAGTAATTGTATTTGACAGGGTACGTGAGTTCTTAGCAGGAAAAACAAAAGGTAACTTTTCTGAAATTGTAAATCAATCGATTAATACAACGATGTCTAGAACAATCAATACGTCATTAACAATGATTGTGGTATTGTTGATTATGTTTGTATTTGGTGGAGAGTCTATTAGAGGATTCATCTTTGCTATGCTTGTTGGTATCATAGTAGGAACCTATTCTTCATTGTTTATTGCAACACCAGTATTAGTGGATACAATTTCAAAAGAAGATAAATCAATTGTTGAAAGACAACATGAAGCGGCTTAA
- a CDS encoding acyloxyacyl hydrolase has protein sequence MEIKSLHKILCLFFVFVWCAVYSQAENHTIFIGLKSGFGNEFENSNYTFTNEYYKLEWNYQLKKSSVFTYELVVQPEINFGTHQLLNFYFVQPEEYNYLERREKYTKMKDINQYIVNIGGIVRTAIYRGLSVYVQASVGPMISDTETERLSKGFAFSDVFGFGISIEKYNLRLDLGANVRHVSNAGLQSSNAGFNTKNIELGLLYKL, from the coding sequence ATGGAAATAAAAAGTTTGCATAAAATTCTTTGTTTGTTTTTCGTTTTTGTTTGGTGTGCGGTTTATTCCCAAGCAGAAAATCATACAATCTTTATAGGACTAAAATCTGGTTTTGGAAATGAGTTTGAAAATTCTAATTATACTTTTACCAATGAATATTATAAATTAGAATGGAATTATCAATTGAAAAAGTCTAGCGTTTTTACGTACGAATTAGTAGTCCAGCCTGAAATTAATTTTGGTACCCATCAGCTTTTGAATTTCTATTTTGTGCAACCAGAAGAGTATAATTACTTAGAAAGAAGAGAGAAATATACAAAAATGAAGGATATTAATCAATATATTGTAAATATTGGTGGTATAGTTAGAACAGCAATATATAGAGGGTTAAGTGTTTATGTTCAGGCTAGTGTAGGGCCAATGATTTCCGATACAGAAACGGAACGATTATCAAAAGGATTTGCTTTTTCGGATGTGTTTGGTTTTGGCATTTCTATAGAGAAGTACAATCTCAGATTAGATTTAGGGGCTAATGTCAGACATGTGTCTAATGCTGGACTGCAAAGTTCAAATGCTGGTTTTAATACCAAAAATATAGAATTAGGACTTCTTTATAAGTTGTAA
- a CDS encoding T9SS type B sorting domain-containing protein, giving the protein MKKKIHTLSFLSLIFFCCYTGLFASSLIENANVDYVNEKVILNSKMSVFNHPNLDVLAPPAPVVNSPIYYCQNSVASPLTATALSGHTLIWYGTAATGGIPTTTAPTPSTNSVGTTTYYVSQTDGTAVSPRASIVVNVVADNGSKILLLRCDPTQIAAADKYSSVYFDWTNTLGLPNQYTYFYTVNGGPAVNGTTGPSNLQVFGLSPGQSVTLTLWHTTYPCDRSVITCTVPCSPTTVNPNFAPIPPICSGSVAPVLGPTSPNGISGTWSPAVINNTTSGSYVFTPNPVLFPCASTQTLNVTVLPVASPVFNGIPSTVCQNTAAPVLPTSSNNTPPITGTWTPSTVNTAVLGPVTYTFNPNPGQCVTASPTTVTITVIPNNVTPTFNPVGPICSGDALAPLPTTSNNGITGTWTPAINNTTTTTYTFTPTPGQCALNTSMTITVNPRVNPTFTAVSPICSGGALAALSTTSNNGYTGSWSPAIDNTKTTTYTFTPDAGQCSTIFNMTIIVNPIIEPNFSSVPSVVCENSGNYVLPAASENTPQITGTWSPSFVDSSVLGTTNYVFTPDAGQCASSKTLAITVKPTNNLVDFQWTVSDAFAENQIVTINATLPDDYLYQMDFGPLQSSPIFENVSYGLHTVTVIDPAGCSFPITKSNILVVDFPRFFTPNGDGLNDSWNIVSLKNDINAKINVFDRYGKLLAEIRPNGAGWNGYYNGNPMPATDYWFQIDYVENNVVKKFRSHFSLKR; this is encoded by the coding sequence ATGAAAAAAAAAATCCATACATTAAGTTTTCTTAGTTTAATTTTCTTTTGTTGTTATACTGGTCTGTTTGCTAGCTCATTAATTGAGAATGCTAATGTTGATTATGTTAATGAAAAGGTTATTTTGAACTCAAAAATGAGCGTTTTCAATCACCCAAATCTAGATGTTCTTGCTCCACCAGCACCTGTTGTAAATTCTCCAATATATTATTGTCAAAATAGTGTTGCTTCGCCACTAACAGCTACAGCTTTGAGTGGTCATACTTTAATTTGGTATGGTACAGCTGCAACAGGAGGTATACCAACAACTACAGCGCCGACACCTTCTACTAATTCAGTAGGTACTACTACTTATTATGTTAGTCAAACGGATGGTACGGCTGTAAGTCCTCGTGCTTCTATAGTTGTGAATGTAGTGGCGGATAACGGTTCTAAAATTTTACTTTTAAGATGTGATCCAACTCAAATCGCTGCTGCAGATAAATACTCTTCTGTTTACTTTGATTGGACGAATACTCTTGGATTGCCTAATCAATACACTTATTTTTATACTGTTAATGGTGGTCCTGCAGTTAACGGAACTACAGGTCCTTCTAATTTACAGGTTTTTGGGTTATCACCAGGACAATCGGTAACGTTGACTTTATGGCATACTACCTACCCTTGTGATCGTTCGGTTATAACATGTACTGTACCTTGTAGTCCTACTACTGTAAATCCAAATTTCGCTCCCATTCCGCCTATTTGTTCAGGTTCTGTAGCTCCAGTTTTAGGACCTACATCTCCTAATGGTATTTCAGGTACTTGGTCACCGGCAGTAATAAACAATACAACTAGCGGAAGTTATGTTTTTACACCTAATCCAGTTTTGTTTCCTTGCGCATCTACGCAAACTTTAAATGTCACCGTATTGCCTGTGGCTTCTCCAGTTTTTAATGGTATACCATCGACAGTTTGCCAAAATACAGCAGCACCAGTTTTACCTACGAGTTCAAATAATACACCTCCTATAACTGGAACATGGACACCTTCGACTGTAAATACAGCGGTTTTAGGACCTGTAACTTATACGTTCAATCCTAATCCAGGACAATGTGTTACAGCATCACCTACAACGGTTACAATTACGGTAATACCAAACAATGTTACGCCTACATTTAATCCAGTAGGTCCTATTTGTTCTGGTGATGCATTAGCGCCATTACCAACAACTTCAAATAATGGGATTACAGGGACTTGGACTCCAGCAATAAATAACACGACTACAACTACCTACACTTTTACTCCAACACCTGGTCAGTGTGCTTTAAATACGAGTATGACTATAACGGTTAATCCTAGGGTAAATCCAACATTTACTGCAGTATCTCCAATATGTTCAGGAGGTGCATTGGCTGCATTATCTACCACATCAAATAACGGATATACTGGAAGCTGGTCTCCAGCAATAGATAATACGAAGACAACAACCTATACTTTTACCCCTGATGCGGGCCAATGTAGTACTATATTTAATATGACTATAATTGTAAATCCAATTATAGAACCTAATTTTAGTTCGGTACCTTCAGTGGTTTGTGAAAATTCTGGAAACTATGTTTTACCAGCTGCTTCTGAAAATACGCCGCAAATAACAGGTACTTGGAGTCCTTCATTTGTTGATAGTTCTGTTTTAGGAACGACTAATTATGTGTTTACTCCTGATGCAGGTCAATGTGCTAGTAGTAAAACGCTAGCAATAACTGTTAAGCCTACTAATAATTTAGTCGATTTTCAGTGGACGGTTTCTGATGCCTTTGCAGAGAATCAAATTGTAACGATAAATGCTACGCTACCAGATGATTATTTATATCAAATGGATTTTGGACCTTTACAATCAAGTCCTATTTTTGAAAACGTATCTTATGGGCTTCATACTGTAACGGTTATTGATCCTGCTGGATGTAGTTTTCCGATTACTAAATCGAATATCCTCGTAGTTGATTTTCCACGATTTTTTACTCCAAATGGTGATGGACTAAATGACTCATGGAATATTGTTTCATTAAAAAATGATATAAATGCAAAAATAAATGTGTTTGATCGCTATGGTAAGCTTTTAGCGGAGATTAGACCAAATGGAGCTGGCTGGAATGGTTATTATAATGGAAACCCAATGCCTGCAACAGATTATTGGTTTCAAATTGATTATGTAGAAAATAACGTAGTTAAAAAGTTTCGATCTCACTTTTCTCTAAAGAGATAA
- the lgt gene encoding prolipoprotein diacylglyceryl transferase, whose translation MTHALNIVWNPSEGIDLGFFIIRFYSLMFVIAFGLGWYIMKKIFERENESIENLDSLFVWTVLATLIGARLGHVLFYDWEYFRNHLAEIFLPFRFSPQFEFTGYQGLASHGAAISIIIAMYYYSKTVIKKPLLWILDRVVIAVASGAIFVRFGNFFNSEIVGKKTDSAFGIQFIRDHFSPREAVSLTNIANPTEAYAAIATNPKFAPLLQQVPMKHPAQLYEAFCYIFVFVLLYFLYWKTEARNKRGYLFGLFLVLLWTIRFIVEFVKESQGGFESSLGLFSTGQWLSIPFIFIGFYFIYTADKPIKIN comes from the coding sequence ATGACACACGCTTTAAACATTGTTTGGAACCCATCAGAAGGTATCGATTTAGGATTTTTTATCATTCGTTTTTACAGTTTAATGTTTGTAATTGCCTTTGGACTAGGTTGGTACATCATGAAGAAAATCTTCGAACGCGAAAATGAATCTATTGAGAATTTAGATTCTTTATTTGTATGGACTGTTTTAGCCACTTTAATTGGTGCGAGATTAGGACATGTTTTGTTTTACGATTGGGAGTATTTTCGTAATCATCTTGCTGAAATATTTTTACCTTTCCGTTTTTCACCTCAATTTGAATTTACAGGATATCAAGGATTAGCAAGTCATGGTGCTGCTATATCCATTATTATCGCAATGTATTATTACAGTAAAACCGTAATCAAAAAGCCGTTATTATGGATTTTAGACCGCGTTGTAATTGCAGTAGCTAGTGGGGCTATCTTTGTTCGTTTTGGTAACTTTTTCAATTCGGAAATTGTAGGTAAAAAAACAGACTCGGCTTTTGGTATCCAATTCATTAGAGATCATTTTTCACCTAGAGAGGCCGTTTCGTTGACCAATATCGCAAACCCAACAGAAGCATATGCTGCTATAGCCACCAATCCAAAATTTGCTCCGTTATTACAACAAGTACCTATGAAGCATCCAGCTCAGCTATACGAAGCTTTTTGCTACATCTTTGTATTTGTACTATTGTACTTTTTATACTGGAAAACTGAAGCCAGAAACAAACGAGGATACCTATTTGGGTTATTCTTAGTATTATTATGGACCATTCGTTTTATTGTTGAGTTTGTAAAAGAAAGTCAAGGTGGATTTGAGAGTTCTTTAGGTTTGTTTTCAACAGGACAATGGCTTAGCATTCCCTTTATTTTTATTGGCTTCTATTTCATCTACACTGCAGACAAACCGATTAAAATAAACTAA
- the yidD gene encoding membrane protein insertion efficiency factor YidD: MKITTPFIVLVRFYQTAISPFTPAACRFEPTCSSYMIEALQVHGLIRGGYLGIKRILSCHPWGKTGYDPVPPRNCKH; encoded by the coding sequence ATGAAAATTACCACTCCATTCATAGTTCTTGTTCGGTTTTATCAGACGGCAATTTCGCCATTTACTCCTGCTGCTTGTCGTTTTGAACCTACTTGTTCCTCGTATATGATTGAGGCTTTACAAGTTCACGGCCTCATACGTGGTGGTTATTTGGGGATAAAAAGAATTTTAAGCTGTCACCCTTGGGGAAAGACAGGTTATGACCCTGTACCTCCTAGAAATTGTAAGCATTAA